The Yersinia intermedia genome window below encodes:
- a CDS encoding heme lyase CcmF/NrfE family subunit, translating into MMPEMGSFLLCLALAISLLLSLYPQWGAARQDARMMAVGRPLTYGMFATIALSFICLVYAFVVNDFTVSYVAANSNSHLPVYYRIAATWGAHEGSLLLWVLLLSCWSLAVALFSRSMPDDAVARVLSVLGMITSGFLLFIILTSNPFTRSLPDFPIDGNDLNPLLQDVGLIFHPPLLYMGYVGFSVAFAFAIASLMAGRLDSAWARWSRPWTQAAWVFLTMGIVLGSAWAYYELGWGGWWFWDPVENASFMPWLAGTALIHSLAVTEKRGTFKAWTVLLAITAFSLCLMGTFLVRSGVLVSVHSFASDPARGMFILAYLVIVIGGSLLLYAVKGAQVRSRTQHEVFSRETFLLGNNVLLIAAMLVVLLGTLLPLVHKQLGLGSISIGEPFFNTMFTWLMAPMALLMGIGPLVRWRRDEPSKLWKRLSVALVITLLLSILVPWLLQDTIAGMTVVGLMMSIWVIILTLMELHERATHRHGFWRGLTHLSRSHWGMVLGHLGVAVTVIGIAFSQNYSVERDVRMKAGDSINIHDYHFVFRDVHDIKGPNYTGGVGIIDVTRNGKPEATLHAEKRYYSVARSMMTEAAIDGGFSRDLYAALGEELDDGSWAVRLYYKPFVRWIWFGGVFMAIGGIFCMLDPRYRMSKKLKHSAASEAE; encoded by the coding sequence ATGATGCCTGAAATGGGGAGTTTCCTGTTATGCCTGGCACTGGCCATCTCACTATTGCTGAGTTTGTATCCGCAATGGGGTGCTGCGCGTCAAGATGCCCGCATGATGGCGGTTGGCAGACCCTTGACTTACGGTATGTTTGCTACCATCGCGCTGTCATTTATATGTCTGGTGTATGCGTTTGTGGTGAATGATTTCACTGTCTCCTATGTGGCGGCGAACTCAAATTCACATCTGCCGGTTTATTATCGTATTGCGGCGACCTGGGGCGCACATGAGGGATCGCTGCTGCTGTGGGTACTGCTGCTAAGTTGCTGGTCGCTGGCTGTGGCGCTCTTTAGCCGTTCAATGCCGGATGATGCGGTAGCCCGAGTGCTGTCGGTGCTGGGGATGATTACCAGTGGTTTCCTGTTATTTATTATTCTGACGTCAAATCCGTTTACCCGCAGCTTGCCGGACTTCCCAATTGACGGTAACGATTTAAATCCGTTGTTGCAGGATGTCGGGCTGATTTTCCATCCGCCACTGCTTTATATGGGGTATGTGGGGTTCTCCGTAGCTTTTGCTTTCGCCATCGCTTCCTTAATGGCTGGCCGGCTTGACAGTGCCTGGGCGCGCTGGTCACGGCCGTGGACTCAAGCTGCATGGGTGTTCCTGACCATGGGGATCGTGCTCGGTTCGGCGTGGGCTTATTATGAATTAGGCTGGGGCGGCTGGTGGTTCTGGGATCCGGTTGAGAATGCCTCGTTTATGCCTTGGCTGGCAGGTACGGCGTTGATTCACTCATTAGCGGTGACTGAAAAACGTGGAACATTCAAAGCGTGGACGGTATTGCTGGCGATTACGGCATTCTCTCTATGCCTAATGGGCACCTTCCTGGTGCGTTCCGGCGTACTGGTTTCGGTGCACTCTTTTGCCTCTGATCCGGCCCGTGGCATGTTTATTCTGGCTTATCTGGTGATTGTTATCGGTGGCTCATTGCTATTGTATGCGGTTAAAGGCGCACAAGTGCGCAGCCGCACTCAGCACGAGGTGTTCTCACGCGAGACTTTCCTGCTCGGTAATAATGTGCTGCTGATCGCCGCGATGCTGGTGGTGCTTCTGGGTACCTTGCTGCCATTGGTTCACAAGCAATTGGGGCTGGGCAGTATTTCAATCGGCGAACCGTTCTTTAATACCATGTTTACCTGGTTGATGGCACCGATGGCGCTGCTGATGGGGATCGGGCCGTTAGTGCGCTGGCGCAGAGATGAGCCGAGCAAACTATGGAAACGCCTCAGTGTGGCTCTGGTCATCACTTTGCTGCTGTCGATATTGGTACCCTGGCTGCTGCAAGACACTATTGCCGGTATGACTGTTGTCGGTCTGATGATGTCTATCTGGGTCATTATCCTGACATTGATGGAGTTGCATGAGCGAGCGACTCACCGCCATGGTTTTTGGCGTGGTTTAACACACTTATCTCGCAGTCATTGGGGCATGGTATTGGGGCATTTGGGTGTTGCGGTGACGGTGATCGGTATTGCTTTTAGCCAAAATTACAGTGTTGAGCGTGATGTGCGCATGAAGGCCGGTGATAGTATCAATATTCACGATTATCACTTCGTGTTCCGCGATGTTCACGATATCAAAGGGCCGAACTATACCGGCGGTGTTGGTATTATTGATGTCACCCGTAATGGTAAACCTGAAGCCACGTTACATGCGGAGAAACGCTATTACAGTGTGGCCCGTTCGATGATGACTGAAGCTGCTATTGATGGTGGTTTCAGCCGTGATCTTTACGCTGCACTGGGTGAAGAACTGGATGACGGGTCATGGGCGGTGCGCTTGTACTACAAACCCTTTGTCCGCTGGATCTGGTTCGGCGGGGTATTTATGGCTATCGGCGGTATCTTCTGCATGCTTGATCCGCGTTATCGGATGAGTAAAAAATTAAAGCACAGTGCTGCATCGGAGGCTGAATAA
- a CDS encoding DsbE family thiol:disulfide interchange protein: MKSHFSFNKLMFIPLVLFLLLVVAFLVQLTRNANGDDPTMLESALIGKPVPTFKLESLDQPGKTFDQAVLHDGKPMLLNVWATWCPTCRAEHQYLNKLAAQGIRVVGLNYKDDRVKAVQWLNALGNPYALSLYDGDGMLGLDLGVYGAPETFLIDGQGIIRYRHAGDLNDRIWLQEILPLYKKYQGGA, translated from the coding sequence ATGAAATCTCATTTTTCATTCAATAAGCTGATGTTTATTCCGTTGGTACTGTTTTTACTGTTGGTTGTAGCCTTTTTAGTGCAATTGACCCGCAATGCTAATGGTGATGATCCGACGATGTTGGAGTCGGCGTTGATTGGCAAACCGGTGCCAACGTTCAAACTTGAATCTCTTGACCAGCCGGGGAAAACCTTTGATCAGGCAGTATTACATGATGGTAAGCCCATGCTACTCAATGTCTGGGCGACCTGGTGCCCGACGTGCCGCGCTGAGCATCAATACCTGAATAAGCTGGCAGCACAGGGCATCCGTGTGGTGGGGTTGAACTATAAAGATGATCGTGTCAAAGCGGTACAGTGGCTCAATGCGCTGGGTAATCCTTATGCGCTGAGTTTGTATGATGGCGATGGCATGTTAGGGCTGGATCTGGGGGTTTATGGTGCTCCGGAAACTTTTCTGATCGACGGCCAGGGTATTATCCGTTATCGCCATGCCGGTGATCTCAATGATCGCATCTGGTTGCAAGAAATTCTGCCGTTGTATAAGAAGTATCAGGGGGGCGCATGA
- a CDS encoding cytochrome c-type biogenesis protein, with protein sequence MRLLSLIFGLMLSWSLFAAIDTYTFKSEAQEQQYRELTEQLRCPKCQNNSIADSNAIIAADMRAKVYELMQQGNSKQQIIDYMVARYGNFVTYEPPVTAATLILWVGPALFVLIGAAVVVLRARRRVVKETPLSAQEQQRLHHLLAEHSRGVEKPAAVQHSMPTEHVKTNREQP encoded by the coding sequence ATGAGATTACTGAGCCTGATCTTTGGCCTCATGCTGAGTTGGAGTCTGTTTGCCGCTATCGATACCTATACCTTTAAATCTGAGGCACAAGAGCAGCAGTATCGTGAGCTGACGGAGCAACTGCGTTGCCCTAAATGTCAGAACAACAGCATTGCCGACTCCAACGCCATTATTGCTGCTGATATGCGTGCCAAAGTGTATGAACTGATGCAGCAGGGTAATTCCAAACAGCAAATCATTGATTATATGGTGGCCCGTTACGGTAACTTCGTTACTTATGAACCACCGGTTACTGCCGCGACGCTGATTCTGTGGGTGGGGCCAGCACTGTTTGTGTTGATAGGTGCCGCAGTGGTGGTATTACGTGCACGGCGGCGGGTGGTGAAAGAAACTCCACTGTCGGCGCAGGAACAGCAACGGTTACATCATCTGCTAGCTGAACATTCTCGCGGTGTGGAAAAACCGGCTGCCGTGCAACACAGCATGCCAACTGAACACGTAAAGACTAACAGGGAACAACCATAA
- the ccmI gene encoding c-type cytochrome biogenesis protein CcmI, which translates to MAFWLIVIILLVVAGALLVIPAMRQNQHAPATTRDELNKAIYQDRLSELAEDEAQGVVEQRPELIQELQQNLLTDIPQQPDEEISPINRWMLLPGVVILVVVAVGLYLKTGGLAQVQAWHQVEAQMPELRARVANERAQPLSTEEIARLGLGLRTSLQQDAGNVNDWMMLGRVGMALNNATTATQAFAKAYQLAPDNEDVRLGYAEVLTRSNDQQDNQLATQMLRTMVGQDHTNLRAMSLLAFNAFEQGDFKQAIGAWEVMLKLLPAGDSRIEVIKRSIQQAKSQAGQETATLGIEVSLSSDAAQKLPQQGTLIISVTDGANPVPVAVKQLPLSRFPLSVALDDSNAMMPERLLSSLSQVNVRARISLDGTANPQAGDWFGESGVQGFGEKAQPQTINVQINKQIP; encoded by the coding sequence ATGGCTTTTTGGCTGATAGTGATCATTTTGCTGGTGGTCGCGGGTGCCTTGTTGGTTATACCTGCCATGCGACAAAACCAGCATGCACCGGCGACCACTCGGGATGAATTGAACAAGGCTATTTATCAGGATCGGTTATCTGAATTGGCAGAAGATGAAGCACAGGGCGTGGTAGAGCAGCGGCCAGAACTGATTCAGGAACTGCAACAAAACCTGCTGACAGATATCCCGCAACAACCGGATGAAGAGATAAGCCCGATTAACCGCTGGATGTTATTGCCTGGGGTGGTGATTCTGGTGGTGGTAGCGGTAGGGTTATACCTGAAAACCGGTGGTTTGGCTCAGGTGCAGGCGTGGCATCAGGTTGAGGCGCAAATGCCTGAATTACGCGCCAGAGTTGCCAATGAACGGGCGCAACCGCTAAGCACGGAAGAGATCGCACGTTTAGGACTGGGCTTGCGTACTTCTTTGCAACAAGATGCCGGTAACGTCAATGACTGGATGATGCTCGGCAGGGTGGGGATGGCACTGAATAATGCCACTACCGCAACCCAAGCTTTTGCAAAAGCTTATCAACTTGCCCCGGATAATGAAGATGTCAGACTCGGTTATGCCGAAGTGCTGACACGCTCCAACGATCAACAAGATAATCAGCTCGCAACCCAGATGTTGCGAACGATGGTTGGGCAGGATCACACCAATCTGCGCGCCATGAGTTTATTAGCTTTTAATGCTTTTGAGCAGGGGGATTTTAAACAAGCGATTGGTGCATGGGAAGTTATGCTAAAATTGCTGCCTGCTGGCGATTCCCGCATAGAAGTGATAAAACGCAGTATCCAGCAAGCCAAATCACAGGCAGGGCAGGAAACAGCTACACTGGGAATAGAGGTTTCATTATCCTCCGACGCCGCACAGAAATTACCCCAGCAGGGAACCCTGATTATCTCGGTAACCGATGGGGCAAATCCGGTACCGGTTGCAGTAAAACAACTGCCTTTGAGCCGATTCCCGCTATCTGTAGCGCTGGATGACAGCAATGCAATGATGCCAGAGCGCTTGCTCTCTTCTTTGTCTCAGGTGAACGTGCGGGCGCGTATCTCGCTGGATGGTACGGCCAATCCGCAAGCAGGGGACTGGTTTGGCGAGAGTGGTGTACAGGGTTTCGGTGAGAAAGCGCAGCCGCAAACGATTAATGTACAGATAAACAAACAGATCCCTTAA
- the mlaA gene encoding phospholipid-binding lipoprotein MlaA, whose product MNYRLTGLAFATVLLVGCASSSPDHIEQGRSDPLEGFNRAMFNFNYEVLDPYVVRPVAVVWRDYVPQPARNGTSNFLSNLEEPASMVNSFLVGDPYNGMKHFNRFFLNTILGMGGLIDVASMANPKLAKQTPHRFGSTLGHYNVGYGPYVVLPGYGSFTIREDGGNAADYVYPVLSYLTFWMSAGKWMVEGIETRAQLLDSDGLLRNSSDPYLMVRDAYFQRHDFLANGGQLKPEVNSNAQAIQGDLESIDSAN is encoded by the coding sequence ATGAACTACCGCCTGACTGGGCTGGCTTTTGCCACCGTGCTATTAGTAGGGTGTGCCAGTAGCTCGCCGGATCACATCGAGCAGGGCCGCTCAGATCCGCTGGAAGGTTTTAACCGGGCAATGTTCAATTTTAACTATGAGGTTCTTGATCCTTACGTGGTGCGTCCGGTTGCCGTAGTTTGGCGTGATTATGTGCCACAACCTGCACGTAATGGTACGAGTAATTTCCTGAGTAACCTTGAAGAGCCAGCCAGTATGGTCAACAGCTTCCTGGTGGGTGACCCGTATAATGGCATGAAACACTTTAACCGCTTTTTCCTGAATACTATTTTGGGTATGGGTGGCTTGATAGATGTGGCGAGTATGGCTAACCCTAAACTGGCTAAACAAACCCCTCACCGTTTTGGCAGTACCCTGGGCCATTATAACGTCGGTTACGGCCCGTATGTGGTACTACCGGGCTATGGTAGTTTCACTATTCGTGAGGATGGTGGTAATGCGGCTGATTATGTTTACCCGGTATTGAGTTATCTGACGTTCTGGATGTCAGCAGGTAAATGGATGGTTGAAGGGATTGAAACCCGCGCTCAGTTATTGGACTCCGATGGTTTGCTGCGTAACTCGTCAGATCCTTATCTGATGGTGCGCGATGCCTACTTCCAACGTCATGATTTCCTGGCGAATGGCGGGCAGTTGAAACCGGAAGTTAATTCGAACGCACAAGCGATTCAGGGTGATTTGGAAAGTATCGATTCAGCCAACTGA
- the fadL gene encoding long-chain fatty acid transporter FadL translates to MNQKNLFTRSALAAAVALISSNVSAAGFQLNEYSAAALGRSFSGEGAVADNASVGSRNPAAMTLFDRPSFSGGFVYVDPDVNISGTSRSGQSTNANNIAPSEWIPNIHFIMPLNEQWAIGASGTSNYGLATEFNDNYTAGSLGGQTDLKTANLNLSTAYRLNENFSFGLGFNAVYADATIVRHAGEAGPRLPIPQAPSTEVSRLEGKKWGYGWNAGVLYEVDKENRYSFTYRSKVKIDFDGDYSNQLPTRLGGLAGQTVPGSLTLNLPEVWEVSGYNRVAPQWAIHYSMAYTSWSQFKELRATGTNGQTLFEKQEGFHDAYRIALGTTYYYDDNWTFRTGIAFDDSPVPADNRTISIPDQDRFWISAGTTYAFNKDASVDVGVSYMHGQSVHIKEKTPAALGGTTYEFDSKGTALLYGVNFNYAF, encoded by the coding sequence ATGAACCAGAAAAACCTGTTTACCCGATCAGCTCTGGCGGCTGCAGTTGCACTCATATCGTCGAACGTTTCTGCGGCTGGCTTCCAGTTGAATGAATATTCAGCCGCTGCATTGGGGCGTTCTTTCTCTGGTGAAGGCGCCGTTGCCGACAACGCATCTGTTGGTAGCCGCAACCCCGCTGCAATGACTTTGTTCGACCGCCCTTCTTTCTCTGGCGGCTTTGTTTATGTTGATCCTGATGTCAATATCAGTGGCACATCACGAAGCGGTCAAAGTACCAATGCCAATAACATCGCACCATCGGAGTGGATCCCGAATATCCACTTTATTATGCCACTGAATGAGCAATGGGCAATTGGTGCCTCTGGTACCTCAAACTACGGTTTGGCTACTGAATTCAATGACAATTATACTGCCGGTTCTCTCGGCGGTCAGACTGATCTGAAAACAGCCAACCTGAACTTGAGCACCGCTTATCGCCTGAATGAGAATTTCAGTTTCGGTCTGGGCTTTAATGCCGTGTACGCCGATGCGACCATAGTACGCCACGCTGGCGAAGCTGGCCCTCGCTTACCTATTCCACAAGCACCAAGTACCGAGGTTTCCCGCCTTGAGGGGAAAAAATGGGGTTACGGTTGGAATGCGGGTGTCTTGTATGAAGTAGATAAAGAAAACCGCTACAGCTTTACCTACCGATCAAAAGTTAAGATTGATTTTGATGGCGATTACAGTAACCAATTACCTACTCGACTAGGTGGGCTGGCAGGTCAAACAGTCCCTGGCTCTCTGACGCTTAATCTACCAGAAGTTTGGGAAGTCTCTGGCTACAACCGTGTGGCACCGCAGTGGGCCATTCACTACAGCATGGCGTATACCAGTTGGAGCCAGTTCAAAGAGTTGAGAGCGACGGGCACAAATGGGCAAACCCTGTTTGAGAAGCAAGAAGGCTTCCATGACGCTTACCGTATCGCGCTGGGTACCACTTATTATTACGATGATAATTGGACCTTCCGTACCGGTATTGCCTTCGATGACAGCCCGGTTCCGGCAGATAACCGCACTATCTCGATTCCAGACCAAGACCGTTTCTGGATCAGTGCCGGTACTACTTACGCTTTCAACAAAGATGCCTCAGTAGATGTCGGTGTTTCCTATATGCATGGCCAGAGCGTGCACATCAAGGAAAAAACGCCTGCCGCATTGGGTGGCACTACCTATGAGTTCGACTCCAAAGGTACCGCACTGCTGTACGGCGTGAACTTTAACTACGCGTTCTAA
- a CDS encoding YfcZ/YiiS family protein encodes MSDAINRCSAEETAACCCIDVGTIMDNTDCTASYSCVFGNRADAEAMLKSLTEKARAVESEPCLIEHKFEEKDGGVCLTIDFTFACQAETMIFQLGLR; translated from the coding sequence ATGTCAGATGCAATTAATCGCTGTAGTGCGGAAGAAACTGCTGCCTGCTGCTGTATAGATGTCGGCACTATCATGGATAATACTGATTGCACGGCGTCTTACAGTTGTGTGTTTGGTAACCGTGCTGACGCTGAAGCCATGTTGAAATCGCTGACTGAAAAAGCGCGAGCTGTTGAATCAGAGCCTTGTCTGATTGAGCATAAATTTGAAGAGAAAGACGGCGGTGTTTGTTTAACCATCGACTTTACCTTTGCTTGCCAGGCAGAAACCATGATTTTCCAGCTTGGTCTGCGTTAA
- the fadI gene encoding acetyl-CoA C-acyltransferase FadI — MSKPLPLVTRQGDRIAIVSGLRTPFAKQATAYHGVPAVDLGKIVVSELLARSGVAPELIDQLVFGQVVQMPEAPNIAREIVLGTGMSAHTDAYSVSRACATSFQAVANVAESIIAGSVTVAIAGGADSSSVLPIGVSKALARTLVDVNKARTLSQRLKLFSRLKLRDLLPVAPAVAEYSTGLRMGDTAEQMAKTYGISREDQDALALRSHQMAAIAWQQGLLHDEVMTAYIPPYRDAITEDNNIRKDSTMAQYAKLRPAFDRKHGSVTAANSTPLTDGAAAVMMMSEAKAKELGLQPLGYLRSFAFSAIDVWQDMLLGPSYATPLALDRAGITLADLTLIDMHEAFAAQTLANLKMFASDTFAREKLGRSQAIGEVDMSKFNVLGGSIAYGHPFAATGARMITQTLNELRRRGGGLGLTTACAAGGLGAAMILEVE, encoded by the coding sequence ATGAGTAAGCCATTACCGCTAGTGACGCGCCAGGGCGATCGCATTGCAATAGTCAGCGGCCTGCGGACCCCTTTTGCCAAGCAGGCAACTGCTTATCACGGTGTACCCGCTGTCGACTTAGGTAAAATTGTGGTCAGTGAGCTGCTGGCCAGAAGTGGCGTTGCTCCTGAGTTAATTGATCAATTAGTTTTCGGTCAGGTGGTGCAAATGCCTGAAGCGCCAAATATTGCCCGCGAAATCGTGTTGGGAACCGGTATGAGTGCGCATACCGATGCTTACAGTGTGTCACGCGCGTGCGCTACCAGTTTTCAGGCGGTAGCCAATGTGGCAGAAAGTATTATTGCTGGCTCAGTCACGGTAGCGATAGCTGGTGGTGCCGATTCCTCTTCCGTGCTGCCAATCGGTGTCAGTAAAGCATTGGCGCGCACCTTGGTGGATGTTAATAAAGCACGCACCCTCTCCCAGCGGCTGAAGTTGTTCAGCCGATTAAAGTTACGCGACCTGCTTCCTGTTGCTCCGGCGGTGGCTGAATACTCTACCGGCTTGCGCATGGGGGATACCGCAGAGCAGATGGCAAAAACCTATGGTATCAGCCGTGAAGATCAAGATGCTTTGGCGCTACGCTCGCACCAAATGGCCGCGATTGCCTGGCAGCAAGGGCTATTACACGACGAGGTGATGACGGCTTATATCCCGCCTTACCGTGATGCTATTACTGAAGATAACAATATCCGCAAAGATTCCACGATGGCGCAATATGCCAAGTTACGCCCGGCATTCGATCGCAAACATGGCAGTGTCACTGCGGCCAACAGCACCCCGCTGACGGATGGTGCCGCAGCCGTGATGATGATGAGTGAAGCGAAAGCAAAAGAACTGGGTTTACAACCGTTAGGTTATCTGCGCAGTTTCGCCTTTTCCGCCATCGATGTTTGGCAAGATATGCTGCTAGGCCCCTCTTATGCTACGCCACTGGCGCTGGATCGTGCCGGTATCACGCTGGCAGATTTGACCCTTATCGATATGCATGAAGCATTTGCGGCACAAACACTGGCTAACCTGAAAATGTTTGCCAGTGATACTTTTGCGCGTGAAAAATTGGGGCGTAGCCAGGCTATTGGCGAAGTTGATATGAGCAAATTCAACGTATTGGGCGGTTCGATTGCCTACGGCCACCCCTTCGCAGCCACCGGTGCTCGCATGATCACCCAAACATTAAATGAATTGCGTCGCCGTGGCGGAGGATTAGGGCTAACGACCGCATGTGCCGCAGGTGGTTTGGGTGCCGCGATGATTCTGGAGGTAGAGTAA
- the fadJ gene encoding fatty acid oxidation complex subunit alpha FadJ, which translates to MNQEKLLNGSDETVGGDSHIPADSVFTLSVRPDNIGVITIDVVGDKVNTLKAEFAEQIAEVLQQAQALSQLQGLVIISGKPDSFIAGADITMIAACRTAHDARVLAQKGQSTLAQIAAFPIPVVAAIHGACLGGGLELALACHSRICSLDDKTVLGLPEVQLGLLPGSGGTQRLPRLIGVSKALDMILTGRQIRARQALKMGLVDDAVPHDILLDVAVKRAKAGWLDRPVLPWQERLLSGPLGKALLFKIVRKKTLAKTQGHYPAAERIIDVVRKGLDHGGPSGYEAEARAFGDLAMSPQSAALRSLFFATTSLKKETGGAAQPHVIHRVGVLGGGLMGGGIANVTATRAGLPVRIKDINPQGINQALKYTWDALGKRVRSKRMRPAERQRQMMLISGSTDYCGFDTLDIVVEAVFEDLSLKQQMVADIERFGAAHTIFASNTSSLPISQIAAQAQRPEQVIGLHYFSPVDKMPLVEVIPHAKTSEETIATTVALARKQGKTAIVVADRAGFYVNRILAPYINEAARCVLDGEPIDSVDKALVNFGFPVGPITLLDEVGIDVGTKIMPILVAQLGPRFAAPPSFDVILKDGRKGRKNGRGFYLYPAENKGAFWKRKQEKQVDTSVYVLLGVTPKAHLESSVIVQRCTMMMLNEAVRCLDESIIRNPRDGDIGAVFGIGFPPFLGGPFRYLDSLGAEKVVKALRLLAQQYGERFEPCQLLVSMAEQQQTFYPQESNPDAVPGEER; encoded by the coding sequence ATGAACCAGGAAAAGTTACTTAACGGCAGTGATGAAACGGTAGGTGGGGATAGCCATATTCCGGCCGATTCGGTCTTTACCCTCAGTGTGCGGCCAGACAATATCGGTGTTATCACCATTGATGTTGTTGGTGACAAAGTGAATACCTTAAAGGCTGAATTTGCAGAGCAAATTGCCGAAGTACTGCAACAAGCACAGGCTTTATCACAATTGCAGGGGCTAGTCATTATTTCTGGTAAACCAGACTCCTTTATTGCCGGGGCTGATATCACCATGATTGCTGCTTGCCGCACTGCCCACGATGCCCGTGTATTGGCACAAAAAGGTCAATCGACATTGGCACAAATCGCGGCATTCCCCATACCGGTAGTTGCCGCTATTCATGGTGCTTGTCTGGGCGGCGGGCTGGAACTGGCATTGGCGTGCCATAGTCGCATCTGTTCTCTGGATGATAAAACGGTACTCGGTTTACCTGAGGTGCAACTGGGTCTGTTGCCCGGTTCGGGTGGCACACAGCGCTTGCCGCGCCTGATCGGTGTCAGCAAAGCACTGGATATGATCCTCACCGGCAGGCAGATCCGTGCGCGCCAGGCGCTTAAAATGGGGCTGGTTGACGATGCAGTGCCTCACGATATCTTGTTAGATGTGGCGGTCAAACGCGCCAAAGCGGGTTGGCTTGACAGGCCGGTTTTGCCTTGGCAGGAACGCTTGCTTAGCGGCCCGTTGGGTAAAGCATTATTGTTTAAAATTGTGCGTAAAAAAACGTTGGCAAAGACCCAAGGCCATTACCCGGCTGCTGAACGCATTATTGATGTGGTGCGTAAAGGGTTGGATCACGGTGGCCCCAGTGGTTATGAAGCGGAAGCCAGAGCCTTTGGTGATCTGGCCATGTCCCCTCAATCGGCTGCTTTGCGTAGCTTGTTCTTTGCTACAACATCACTGAAAAAAGAGACCGGTGGTGCTGCACAGCCTCATGTTATTCATCGTGTTGGGGTCTTGGGTGGCGGCCTTATGGGCGGTGGGATTGCCAATGTCACTGCCACCCGCGCAGGCTTGCCGGTACGGATCAAAGATATTAATCCGCAAGGGATTAATCAGGCGCTGAAATATACGTGGGATGCCTTAGGTAAGCGGGTACGCAGCAAGCGCATGCGCCCGGCTGAGCGGCAGCGCCAGATGATGCTGATTTCCGGCAGTACAGATTATTGCGGTTTCGACACGCTTGATATCGTAGTTGAAGCTGTGTTTGAAGATTTATCATTGAAGCAGCAGATGGTTGCTGATATCGAACGTTTCGGCGCAGCACATACTATTTTTGCCTCCAATACCTCCTCATTGCCGATAAGCCAAATTGCCGCGCAGGCACAGCGACCAGAGCAGGTAATTGGCCTGCACTACTTTAGCCCGGTCGATAAAATGCCGTTGGTGGAAGTGATTCCCCATGCAAAAACCAGCGAAGAAACTATCGCAACCACAGTAGCTTTGGCGCGTAAACAAGGTAAAACAGCGATTGTTGTCGCTGATCGCGCTGGATTTTATGTAAACCGTATTCTGGCTCCGTATATCAACGAAGCTGCCCGCTGTGTCCTTGACGGTGAACCTATCGATTCGGTTGATAAAGCGTTGGTGAATTTCGGCTTCCCGGTTGGGCCGATCACGCTGTTGGATGAAGTCGGTATTGATGTCGGCACCAAAATTATGCCGATTTTGGTTGCGCAATTAGGGCCACGTTTTGCCGCTCCGCCGTCATTTGATGTCATCTTAAAGGATGGGCGTAAAGGGCGTAAAAATGGCCGTGGTTTTTACCTTTATCCAGCGGAAAATAAAGGTGCTTTTTGGAAAAGAAAACAGGAAAAACAAGTCGATACCAGCGTTTATGTTTTGTTGGGCGTGACGCCGAAAGCCCATCTTGAGTCCTCGGTGATAGTACAGCGTTGTACCATGATGATGTTGAATGAAGCGGTGCGTTGTCTGGATGAGTCGATTATTCGTAACCCGCGCGACGGTGATATTGGTGCGGTGTTCGGTATTGGCTTCCCGCCGTTTTTGGGGGGGCCTTTCCGCTATCTGGATAGTCTGGGGGCAGAAAAGGTTGTGAAAGCGCTCAGATTGCTGGCGCAACAGTATGGTGAGCGTTTTGAACCTTGCCAATTGCTGGTTAGCATGGCTGAACAACAGCAGACGTTTTACCCGCAGGAAAGTAACCCCGATGCAGTGCCAGGTGAAGAGCGCTGA
- the sixA gene encoding phosphohistidine phosphatase SixA, translating into MQVFIMRHGDAALDAASDAQRPLTLCGQDESRQIASWLSEQSVDIDQILVSPYLRAAQTLDVAREVITLPAEQEVMPELTPGGDAAFVCCYLQALAKEDCAAVLVISHLPLVGYLVSELCPGQCPPMFATSAIACVDLNGETGKGTFDWQVSPSQLLAKACHG; encoded by the coding sequence ATGCAAGTTTTCATTATGCGTCACGGTGACGCGGCCCTTGATGCAGCAAGTGATGCGCAGCGGCCTCTTACTCTGTGTGGTCAGGATGAGTCACGTCAGATAGCAAGCTGGCTAAGCGAGCAGTCTGTTGATATCGATCAGATTTTGGTTAGCCCTTATCTACGCGCCGCGCAAACATTAGACGTCGCGCGTGAGGTGATAACGCTACCGGCGGAGCAGGAAGTGATGCCAGAATTAACACCGGGTGGGGATGCCGCTTTTGTCTGTTGTTATTTGCAGGCATTGGCAAAAGAAGATTGTGCCGCAGTGCTGGTTATTTCGCATTTGCCGCTGGTCGGGTATCTGGTGTCTGAGCTTTGTCCAGGGCAATGTCCACCGATGTTTGCCACTTCGGCAATCGCCTGTGTTGACCTTAATGGTGAGACAGGAAAGGGGACGTTTGACTGGCAAGTCAGCCCGTCACAACTGCTGGCAAAGGCTTGCCACGGTTAA